The following coding sequences are from one Pirellulales bacterium window:
- a CDS encoding glycoside hydrolase translates to MTCFRPLLLGLSAALLSLVAGVCLPAWSAEPSQHIVISRGEEAGPYQAFPDACRLPSGDLACVFYAGYGHVSLPNAEWPCGGRVCMVESKDEGKTWTPPRVLFDGPQDDRDPHIALLSDGTLVCSFFQYRRVNDKDEHDVCLVQSTDGGQSWQTEPRVLAANVWAVSAPVRELPDGTLLLGVYTADSTTAYGAVLRSTDGGRTWSEPVAIDPDSGVRLDAETDVLRLPDGTILAALRGDGKINLHFATSTDQGVTWSKIKDSGFLGHCPHLTRLSSGEILLTHRAPTTSLHISRDNAQSWQGPFEIDSVFGAYPSTVELKDHSVLVVYYEEGPTSAIRAARLRVTPDGVDNIGWD, encoded by the coding sequence ATGACCTGCTTCCGCCCCCTGCTGCTTGGTCTGTCGGCCGCTCTCCTGTCTCTTGTCGCCGGCGTTTGTCTGCCTGCGTGGTCGGCCGAACCGTCTCAGCACATCGTCATCTCGCGCGGCGAGGAGGCGGGCCCTTATCAGGCGTTTCCCGATGCGTGTCGCCTGCCCAGCGGCGATCTCGCTTGCGTCTTCTACGCTGGCTACGGGCATGTTTCGCTGCCCAACGCCGAGTGGCCCTGCGGCGGGCGCGTGTGCATGGTCGAATCGAAAGACGAGGGCAAGACCTGGACTCCGCCGCGGGTGCTGTTCGACGGACCGCAAGACGATCGCGATCCGCACATCGCCCTCCTGAGCGATGGCACGCTCGTGTGCAGCTTCTTTCAGTATCGAAGGGTCAACGACAAAGATGAGCACGATGTGTGTCTCGTGCAATCGACAGACGGCGGCCAAAGCTGGCAGACCGAGCCGCGGGTGCTGGCGGCAAATGTTTGGGCCGTATCGGCACCGGTGCGCGAACTGCCAGACGGCACGCTCTTGCTAGGCGTGTACACCGCCGACTCCACGACCGCTTACGGCGCCGTGCTGCGCTCGACCGATGGCGGCCGCACTTGGAGCGAGCCGGTGGCCATCGATCCCGATAGCGGCGTTCGACTCGACGCCGAGACCGACGTGCTGCGCCTGCCCGACGGCACGATCTTGGCCGCCTTGCGCGGCGACGGCAAAATCAACCTGCACTTCGCCACCAGCACCGATCAGGGGGTCACCTGGTCCAAGATCAAAGACAGCGGCTTTCTAGGTCACTGTCCGCACCTGACGCGGCTTTCGAGCGGAGAAATCTTGCTCACGCATCGGGCGCCGACAACATCGCTGCATATCAGTCGCGACAACGCTCAAAGCTGGCAAGGCCCTTTCGAGATCGATTCGGTGTTCGGCGCCTATCCCTCGACGGTAGAACTTAAAGATCACAGCGTGCTGGTCGTGTACTACGAAGAAGGACCGACTAGCGCCATCCGCGCCGCGCGCCTTCGCGTCACGCCCGACGGCGTGGACAACATCGGCTGGGATTGA
- a CDS encoding SpoIIE family protein phosphatase yields the protein MACLQVLKGLNPGQLFPLDGERFVLGRHPDCDIVLDVGAVSRQHAQITQENGGYFVEDLHSRNGTIVNGRAIEERYALQENDRLKICDLLFTFHLGRPGDVAQARVKPTETEPAVLLDDEEPDVGSSTIMSKLDLSISESGLRMTVRPEAKLRALMEITHNLGRTLSVDAVLPKLLDSLFKIFIQADRGLIVLRESEGAPLMLKAVKHRRPGDEDSMRVSRTIVLQAMNSKEAILSADAASDARFDMSQSIADFRIRSLMCAPLLDSDNHALGVIQIDTVDQRSGFRQDDLEVLASVARQAALVIENAGLHESALRQQRTERDLELAHQVQRGFLPAGPPKFDGYEFFDFYESATQLGGDYYDYVELPGNRLAIVVADVAGKGIPAALLMAKLSADVRYCLAAERDVAKALKCINGAFASAGWQDRFVTCAVAVLDREQHEATIVNAGHLPPLWRRIDGSVTPIGEAETGIPLGIDVDYDYEQITVRLAPGGRIAIFTDGLSEAMNAEGQLFGIARITEELKAPIAGASALGRHLLDSVRQFVGRHPQSDDMCLAIFGRTE from the coding sequence ATGGCCTGCCTCCAAGTATTGAAGGGTTTGAACCCCGGGCAACTCTTTCCGCTCGATGGCGAGCGGTTTGTGTTGGGTCGGCATCCGGATTGCGACATTGTGCTCGATGTGGGCGCAGTGAGCCGACAGCACGCGCAGATCACGCAGGAGAACGGCGGTTACTTCGTCGAGGATCTGCATAGCCGCAACGGCACCATCGTCAATGGCCGCGCCATTGAAGAACGCTATGCGCTGCAAGAGAACGACCGACTGAAGATCTGCGACCTGTTGTTCACCTTTCACCTGGGACGACCCGGCGACGTGGCGCAAGCCCGCGTCAAGCCTACCGAAACCGAGCCCGCCGTTTTGCTCGACGACGAGGAACCCGACGTTGGTTCTTCGACGATCATGTCGAAGCTCGACCTGTCGATTTCAGAGTCGGGCCTGCGGATGACGGTCCGCCCCGAGGCCAAGCTGCGGGCCTTGATGGAGATCACGCACAACCTGGGGCGCACCCTGTCGGTCGACGCCGTGCTGCCGAAGCTGCTCGACAGTCTGTTCAAGATTTTCATTCAGGCCGATCGCGGGCTGATCGTGCTCCGCGAGTCGGAGGGCGCCCCGCTGATGCTCAAGGCGGTCAAGCATCGGCGGCCGGGCGATGAAGATTCGATGCGCGTCAGCCGGACGATCGTGCTGCAGGCGATGAACTCGAAAGAGGCGATCCTGTCGGCCGACGCCGCCAGCGACGCGCGGTTCGACATGAGCCAAAGCATCGCCGATTTTCGGATTCGCTCGCTGATGTGCGCGCCCTTGTTGGACAGCGACAACCACGCGCTGGGCGTCATTCAGATCGACACTGTCGATCAGCGCAGCGGCTTTCGCCAGGACGATTTGGAGGTGCTGGCCAGCGTCGCGCGGCAGGCGGCCTTGGTGATCGAAAACGCAGGACTGCACGAGTCGGCGCTGCGACAGCAGCGCACCGAACGCGATCTGGAACTGGCCCATCAGGTGCAGCGCGGCTTTCTGCCCGCGGGCCCGCCCAAGTTCGACGGCTACGAATTCTTCGATTTTTATGAATCGGCGACGCAACTTGGCGGCGACTATTACGACTATGTGGAACTGCCGGGCAATCGATTGGCGATCGTGGTGGCCGATGTGGCGGGCAAAGGAATCCCCGCGGCGCTCTTGATGGCCAAATTATCGGCCGACGTGCGTTATTGTCTGGCGGCCGAGCGCGACGTGGCCAAGGCGCTCAAGTGCATCAATGGCGCTTTCGCCAGCGCGGGCTGGCAAGACCGGTTTGTCACCTGCGCCGTGGCGGTCCTCGACCGCGAACAGCATGAAGCGACGATCGTCAACGCAGGTCACTTGCCCCCCTTGTGGCGGCGGATCGACGGCAGCGTCACACCGATTGGCGAGGCGGAGACCGGTATCCCGCTTGGCATTGACGTCGACTACGACTATGAGCAGATCACCGTGCGACTGGCGCCAGGCGGCCGCATCGCCATTTTCACCGATGGGCTGAGCGAGGCGATGAACGCCGAGGGACAACTGTTCGGCATCGCCCGCATTACGGAAGAATTGAAGGCGCCGATCGCGGGCGCCAGCGCGCTGGGCCGACACCTGCTCGACAGCGTACGGCAGTTTGTCGGCCGGCACCCACAGAGCGACGACATGTGTCTGGCGATCTTTGGCCGCACGGAATGA